A single genomic interval of Streptomyces graminofaciens harbors:
- the pspAB gene encoding PspA-associated protein PspAB, translated as MGLLDVILGRTKPVAPDLDRLFALPSAAVTLEAAVSFTPTGTGAVCFATVEGAAFEDVRREVRALLDADAGRGGPGLGVEVVRDEYGYSWLVSRRRPGQEELPALVGDLHAVNSALEGGGFGPQLLCSVVGFRAAEEGDGRRLGLVYLYKRGSFYPFAPTAGGGQRRDSALELQVKAALADELRIEPDLSRWFPIWGAPGL; from the coding sequence ATGGGGCTGCTGGACGTCATCCTCGGGCGGACGAAGCCGGTCGCGCCCGATCTCGACCGGCTCTTCGCCCTGCCGTCGGCCGCGGTGACCTTGGAGGCGGCGGTTTCCTTCACCCCCACCGGGACGGGTGCGGTGTGCTTCGCGACGGTCGAGGGGGCGGCCTTCGAGGACGTGCGACGTGAGGTGCGGGCGCTGCTCGACGCGGACGCCGGGCGGGGTGGGCCGGGGCTGGGTGTCGAGGTCGTGCGGGACGAGTACGGGTACTCGTGGCTGGTCTCGCGGCGGCGGCCGGGGCAGGAGGAGCTGCCCGCGCTGGTCGGTGATCTGCACGCGGTCAACAGCGCGCTGGAGGGCGGCGGGTTCGGGCCGCAGCTGCTGTGCTCGGTGGTGGGCTTCCGGGCTGCCGAGGAGGGTGACGGGCGGCGGCTCGGGCTCGTCTATCTCTACAAGCGCGGGAGTTTCTATCCGTTCGCGCCGACGGCCGGTGGTGGTCAACGGCGGGACAGCGCGCTGGAGTTGCAGGTGAAGGCGGCGCTCGCGGACGAGCTGCGGATCGAGCCGGACCTGAGCCGTTGGTTCCCGATCTGGGGCGCCCCGGGGCTGTGA
- the htpX gene encoding zinc metalloprotease HtpX: protein MSNRFRSDRRLTVRMTVTLFLFGLLYVLFVAALIALLKSWVLVLVVAAGFLAVQYWYADRIALYAMRGRIVEREEYPRLHGVVDRLCAVADMPKPRVAVADMEMPNAFATGRNADHAVVCVTTGLLRRLEPDELEGVLAHELSHVAHRDVAVLTIASFLGVLAGLVVRFAFYSHMFGGGRRDQNTAVVFSVVMGISAAVYVLSFLLIRVLSRYRELAADRAGALLTGRPSALASALTKVTGDIARIPTRDLRTSQAFNAFYFTPALGRHPHLGRFFATHPTLEQRIDQLGRIAVELGQPAAPGSGAGKAG from the coding sequence ATGTCGAACCGGTTCCGGAGTGATCGGCGGCTGACCGTGCGGATGACGGTCACGCTGTTTCTGTTCGGGTTGCTGTATGTGCTGTTCGTGGCCGCGTTGATCGCGTTGCTGAAGTCGTGGGTGCTGGTTCTGGTCGTCGCGGCCGGGTTCCTTGCCGTCCAGTACTGGTACGCCGACCGGATCGCCCTCTACGCCATGCGCGGGCGGATCGTGGAGCGGGAGGAGTATCCGCGGCTGCACGGGGTCGTGGACCGGCTGTGCGCGGTGGCGGACATGCCGAAGCCGCGGGTCGCGGTGGCGGACATGGAGATGCCGAACGCGTTCGCGACCGGGCGGAACGCCGATCACGCGGTGGTGTGTGTGACCACCGGGCTGCTGCGGCGGCTGGAGCCCGACGAGCTGGAGGGCGTGCTCGCGCACGAGCTGTCGCATGTGGCGCACCGCGATGTGGCCGTGCTGACCATCGCGTCGTTCCTTGGCGTGCTGGCCGGGCTCGTCGTGCGGTTCGCGTTCTACTCGCACATGTTCGGCGGCGGGCGGCGGGACCAGAACACCGCCGTCGTGTTCAGCGTGGTGATGGGGATCTCCGCCGCCGTGTACGTGCTGAGCTTCCTGTTGATCCGGGTCCTGTCGCGGTACCGCGAGCTGGCCGCCGACCGGGCGGGCGCGCTGCTCACCGGGCGGCCCTCGGCCCTCGCCTCCGCGCTGACCAAGGTCACCGGGGACATCGCGCGGATACCGACCCGGGACCTGCGGACCTCGCAGGCCTTCAACGCCTTCTACTTCACTCCGGCGCTCGGCCGCCACCCGCATCTGGGCCGGTTCTTCGCCACCCACCCGACGCTGGAGCAGCGGATCGATCAACTGGGCCGTATCGCGGTGGAGTTGGGGCAGCCCGCGGCACCGGGATCCGGGGCGGGGAAGGCGGGCTGA
- the glnA gene encoding type I glutamate--ammonia ligase: MFQNADEAKKYIADEDVKFVDVRFCDLPGVMQHFTIPATAFDPAEELAFDGSSIRGFQAIHESDMALRADLSTARVDPFRRDKTVNINFFIHDPITGEQYSRDPRNVAKKAEAYLASTGIADTAYFGPEAEFYVFDSVRFKTSENESFYHIDSEAGAWNTGALEDNRGYKVRYKGGYFPTPPVDHFADLRAEISLELAKSGLQVERQHHEVGTAGQAEINYKFNTLLAAADDLQLFKYIVKNVAWRNGKTATFMPKPIFGDNGSGMHVHQSLWTNGSPLFYDEAGYAGLSDTARYYIGGILKHAPSLLAFTNPTVNSYHRLVPGFEAPVNLVYSQRNRSAAMRIPITGSNPKAKRVEFRAPDSSGNPYLAFSALLLAGLDGIKNKIEPAEPIDKDLYELAPEEHAGVPQVPTSLPAVLDSLERDHEFLLQGDVFTPDLIETWIDYKRANEIAPLQLRPHPHEFELYFDV; the protein is encoded by the coding sequence ATGTTCCAGAACGCCGACGAGGCCAAGAAGTACATCGCGGACGAGGACGTCAAGTTCGTCGACGTCCGCTTCTGCGACCTGCCGGGCGTGATGCAGCACTTCACGATTCCGGCCACGGCCTTCGACCCGGCCGAGGAGCTCGCGTTCGACGGCTCCTCGATCCGCGGCTTCCAGGCCATCCACGAGTCCGACATGGCGCTCCGCGCCGACCTGTCCACCGCGCGCGTCGACCCCTTCCGCCGCGACAAGACGGTCAACATCAACTTCTTCATCCACGACCCGATCACGGGCGAGCAGTACTCCCGTGACCCGCGGAACGTGGCGAAGAAGGCCGAGGCGTACCTCGCCTCGACCGGTATCGCCGACACCGCGTACTTCGGTCCCGAGGCCGAGTTCTACGTCTTCGACAGCGTGCGCTTCAAGACCTCGGAGAACGAGTCCTTCTACCACATCGACTCCGAGGCGGGCGCCTGGAACACCGGTGCGCTGGAGGACAACCGCGGTTACAAGGTCCGCTACAAGGGCGGTTACTTCCCGACCCCGCCGGTCGACCACTTCGCCGACCTGCGTGCCGAGATCTCCCTGGAGCTGGCCAAGTCCGGCCTCCAGGTAGAGCGTCAGCACCACGAGGTGGGCACCGCCGGCCAGGCCGAGATCAACTACAAGTTCAACACGCTGCTCGCCGCGGCCGACGACCTGCAGCTCTTCAAGTACATCGTGAAGAACGTGGCCTGGCGCAACGGCAAGACCGCGACCTTCATGCCGAAGCCGATCTTCGGTGACAACGGCTCGGGCATGCACGTCCACCAGTCGCTGTGGACCAACGGCTCCCCGCTGTTCTACGACGAGGCCGGTTACGCGGGTCTGTCGGACACCGCCCGCTACTACATCGGCGGCATCCTCAAGCACGCCCCGTCGCTGCTGGCCTTCACCAACCCGACGGTGAACTCGTACCACCGTCTGGTGCCCGGCTTCGAGGCCCCGGTCAACCTGGTCTACTCGCAGCGCAACCGCTCCGCGGCCATGCGTATCCCGATCACGGGTTCGAACCCGAAGGCCAAGCGTGTCGAGTTCCGCGCGCCCGACTCCTCCGGCAACCCGTACCTCGCCTTCTCGGCCCTGCTGCTCGCGGGCCTCGACGGCATCAAGAACAAGATCGAGCCGGCCGAGCCGATCGACAAGGACCTCTACGAGCTCGCCCCCGAGGAGCACGCGGGCGTCCCGCAGGTCCCGACCTCCCTCCCGGCCGTCCTCGACTCGCTCGAGCGCGACCACGAGTTCCTCCTCCAGGGCGACGTCTTCACGCCGGACCTGATCGAGACGTGGATCGACTACAAGCGCGCCAACGAGATCGCCCCGCTGCAGCTGCGTCCGCACCCGCACGAGTTCGAGCTGTACTTCGACGTGTGA
- a CDS encoding RDD family protein, with product MDKRQAIGSWLSGPRAAAEEAGVDFGYRGEQLGLPEQGPGSIARPGRRLGALAVDWGLCLLIAYGLITDSYNEAAQVWAPLILLALLVLTLGTLGFTPGKRLFGLRVIALDSGRVNPLRAVLRTLLFFLAIPPLVWDRDGRGLHDRLARTVEVRI from the coding sequence GTGGACAAGAGGCAAGCAATCGGATCGTGGCTCTCCGGCCCCCGTGCGGCCGCGGAGGAAGCGGGTGTCGACTTCGGATACCGGGGCGAACAGCTCGGTCTGCCGGAGCAGGGCCCGGGCTCCATCGCCCGCCCCGGACGGCGCCTCGGCGCCCTGGCGGTCGACTGGGGCCTGTGCCTCTTGATCGCATACGGTCTGATCACCGACAGCTATAACGAAGCGGCCCAGGTCTGGGCGCCACTCATCCTGCTCGCGCTGCTCGTCCTCACCTTGGGCACGCTCGGCTTCACTCCCGGTAAGCGGCTTTTCGGCCTGCGGGTCATCGCCCTGGACAGCGGCCGCGTCAACCCGCTGCGCGCCGTGCTGAGGACTCTGCTCTTCTTCCTCGCCATCCCGCCCCTGGTCTGGGACCGCGACGGCCGGGGCCTGCACGACCGCCTGGCACGCACCGTGGAAGTGCGGATCTAG
- a CDS encoding DUF4191 domain-containing protein produces MARKDNAADAANPGRLKQIALTYKMTRRADKKIGLVLAAVGIITFGVFLAIGFLIGHPIYLGILGLLLAFLATAIVFGRRAERAAFGQMEGQPGAAAAVLDNVGRGWTTTPAVAMNRSQDVVHRAVGKAGIVLVAEGNPNRVKSLLAAEKKRMARIVADVPVHDLVVGTGEGQVELKKLRTSMLKLPRVLTGPQVTATNDRLRAMGDLMSNMPLPKGPMPKGMRMPRGGKMR; encoded by the coding sequence ATGGCGAGGAAGGACAACGCGGCGGACGCCGCGAACCCCGGGCGACTGAAGCAGATCGCTCTGACGTACAAGATGACCCGCAGGGCCGACAAGAAGATCGGTCTTGTACTCGCGGCTGTCGGCATCATCACCTTCGGTGTCTTCCTCGCGATCGGTTTCCTGATCGGTCACCCGATCTATCTCGGCATTCTGGGCTTGTTGCTCGCCTTCCTCGCGACGGCGATCGTGTTCGGGCGCCGGGCCGAGCGGGCCGCTTTCGGACAGATGGAGGGCCAGCCGGGCGCAGCCGCGGCTGTGCTCGACAATGTGGGCCGCGGGTGGACGACGACTCCGGCCGTGGCGATGAACCGCAGCCAGGACGTGGTGCACCGCGCCGTCGGCAAGGCCGGCATCGTCCTGGTCGCCGAGGGCAACCCGAACCGGGTGAAGAGCCTGCTGGCAGCCGAGAAGAAGAGGATGGCCCGGATCGTGGCGGACGTCCCGGTGCACGACCTGGTCGTGGGCACCGGCGAGGGCCAGGTGGAGCTGAAGAAGCTCCGCACGTCCATGCTGAAGCTGCCCCGCGTCCTGACCGGCCCCCAGGTCACCGCCACCAACGACCGCCTGCGCGCGATGGGCGACCTGATGAGCAACATGCCACTGCCGAAGGGCCCGATGCCCAAGGGCATGCGGATGCCGCGCGGCGGAAAGATGCGCTGA
- a CDS encoding SCO2195 family GlnR-regulated protein — MQAAPVRATAIPTFTDALRAVESLLLSSGQRTARRNAWTSVLEDRRRAKDRVEAQRVLDEAVATRTS; from the coding sequence ATGCAGGCCGCGCCCGTTCGCGCCACCGCCATCCCGACGTTCACCGATGCACTCCGTGCCGTCGAGTCGCTGCTCCTGAGCAGCGGCCAGCGCACCGCCCGCCGCAACGCCTGGACCTCCGTCCTGGAGGACCGCCGTCGCGCCAAGGACCGTGTCGAGGCCCAGCGCGTCCTCGACGAGGCCGTCGCCACCCGCACGTCGTAA
- the lipA gene encoding lipoyl synthase, giving the protein MSAVAPDGRKMLRLEVRNSQTPIERKPEWIKTRAKMGPEYTKMQGLVKSEGLHTVCQEAGCPNIYECWEDREATFLIGGDQCTRRCDFCQIDTGKPEALDRDEPRRVGESVVTMDLNYATITGVARDDLEDGGAWLYAETVRQIHQQTAEREAGQTKVELLAPDFNAVPELLEQVFASRPEVFAHNVETVPRIFKRIRPGFRYERSLKVITEARDYGLVTKSNLILGMGETREEVSEALRQLHEAGCELITITQYLRPSVRHHPVERWVKPQEFVELKEEAEEIGFSGVMSGPLVRSSYRAGRLYQMAVEKRGSYIASQAV; this is encoded by the coding sequence GTGTCCGCAGTCGCACCCGACGGACGCAAGATGCTGCGCCTGGAGGTCCGGAACAGCCAGACCCCCATCGAGCGCAAGCCCGAGTGGATCAAGACCCGGGCGAAAATGGGCCCCGAGTACACGAAGATGCAGGGCCTCGTGAAGAGCGAGGGCCTGCACACGGTCTGCCAGGAGGCGGGCTGCCCCAACATCTACGAGTGCTGGGAGGACCGCGAGGCCACGTTCCTCATCGGTGGCGACCAGTGCACCCGCCGCTGCGACTTCTGCCAGATCGACACCGGCAAGCCCGAGGCGCTCGACCGGGACGAGCCCCGCCGCGTGGGCGAGTCCGTGGTCACCATGGACCTGAACTACGCCACCATCACCGGCGTCGCCCGCGACGACCTGGAGGACGGCGGCGCCTGGCTGTACGCCGAGACGGTCCGCCAGATCCATCAGCAGACCGCTGAGCGCGAGGCCGGCCAGACCAAGGTCGAGCTGCTGGCGCCCGACTTCAACGCCGTCCCGGAGCTGCTGGAACAGGTCTTCGCCTCCCGCCCGGAGGTCTTCGCGCACAACGTCGAGACGGTCCCCCGGATCTTCAAGCGCATCCGCCCCGGCTTCCGCTACGAGCGCTCGCTGAAGGTCATCACCGAGGCCCGAGACTACGGTCTGGTCACGAAGTCGAACCTCATCCTCGGCATGGGCGAGACCCGCGAAGAGGTCAGCGAGGCGCTCCGCCAGCTGCACGAGGCGGGCTGCGAGCTGATCACCATCACGCAGTACCTGCGCCCGAGCGTCCGCCACCACCCCGTGGAGCGCTGGGTCAAGCCGCAGGAGTTCGTGGAGCTGAAGGAGGAGGCCGAGGAGATCGGCTTCTCCGGTGTCATGTCCGGCCCGCTGGTCCGGTCGTCGTACCGCGCCGGCCGGCTGTACCAGATGGCCGTCGAGAAGCGGGGTTCGTACATCGCCTCGCAGGCCGTCTGA
- the lipB gene encoding lipoyl(octanoyl) transferase LipB — MSGLRFVRMGFGTEAVEYQEAWDEQRRVHAARFADEVPDTVLLLEHPPVYTAGRRTADNERPLDGTPVIDVDRGGKITWHGPGQLVGYPIQKLPRPVDVVAHVRRLEEALIRTCAEFGVETTRVEGRSGVWVLGDPVEQRLGGLSLDLDPRMHDDEFDPRMNGPEYAPSNAGQRREDRKIAAIGIRVAKGVTMHGFALNVNPDNRWFDRIIPCGIRDAGVASLANEVGRDVTIAEVLPVAERHLRDVLENADLKPRVVERASA; from the coding sequence GTGAGTGGGTTGCGGTTCGTCCGCATGGGGTTCGGCACGGAGGCCGTCGAGTACCAGGAGGCGTGGGACGAGCAGCGCCGGGTGCACGCGGCGCGCTTCGCCGACGAGGTCCCCGACACCGTGCTGCTCCTGGAGCACCCGCCGGTCTACACGGCCGGCCGGCGCACGGCCGACAACGAGCGCCCCCTCGACGGCACGCCCGTCATCGACGTCGACCGCGGCGGCAAGATCACCTGGCACGGCCCGGGCCAGCTGGTGGGCTACCCGATCCAGAAGCTCCCGCGCCCGGTGGACGTGGTGGCCCACGTACGGCGTCTCGAAGAGGCCCTGATCCGTACGTGCGCGGAGTTCGGCGTGGAGACCACCCGGGTCGAGGGCCGCAGCGGCGTGTGGGTGCTCGGCGATCCGGTCGAGCAGCGGCTGGGCGGGCTGTCCCTCGACCTCGACCCCCGGATGCACGACGACGAGTTCGACCCCCGGATGAACGGTCCCGAGTACGCGCCCTCGAACGCCGGGCAGCGGCGGGAGGACCGCAAGATCGCGGCGATCGGCATCCGTGTCGCCAAGGGCGTCACCATGCACGGCTTCGCGCTGAACGTGAACCCGGACAACAGGTGGTTCGACCGGATCATCCCCTGCGGAATCCGTGACGCGGGTGTCGCGTCCCTGGCGAACGAAGTCGGGCGCGACGTCACCATCGCGGAGGTCCTGCCGGTGGCGGAGCGGCATCTGCGGGACGTCCTGGAGAACGCGGACCTCAAGCCGCGGGTGGTGGAACGGGCGTCGGCGTAG
- a CDS encoding regulator codes for MTERPAQRTPNRQLAALIAEAGFSNAGLARRVDQLGLEHGLDLRYDKTSVTRWLRGQQPRGTTPALIAEVFTRRLGRRLTAQDLGLDACAPVYAGLEFAAAPEEAIDIVSGLWRKDSGSHAELRKIAFTPAGLVVPSRDWLIGRADDRVGRGDPGATRVPPQGRPAVPRQRSQTERGPGQKVTSGDIAALRSVGELFRALDNAYGGGHARQALVRYLEHEAEPMLRGAYGEQVGRRLFAAAADLTRLAGWTSYDIGAHGLAQRYFVQALRLAQAAGDRAYGAYVLITMSRQAVYLGHGREAVQLARVAQQGVGSAVPPVVQSLLYSVEARGHAVLGEVRASTAALVRAERALESARPGDEVPYWARFFDEAQLADEFGHSHRDLQQYRAAAQHAERSLQLRAPGYARSRLFCRVVLASARLGLGELDQACQLGAEAAGQAAEMRSVRAVEYVRDFERRLEPYRDAAPVRGYRDKVAALG; via the coding sequence ATGACGGAACGACCCGCGCAGCGCACCCCCAACCGCCAGCTAGCCGCCCTCATCGCAGAAGCGGGGTTCTCCAACGCGGGACTAGCGCGCCGTGTTGACCAGCTCGGTCTCGAACACGGGCTCGACCTCAGATACGACAAGACGTCCGTGACCCGCTGGCTGCGCGGTCAGCAGCCCCGGGGCACGACGCCCGCGCTCATCGCCGAGGTGTTCACCCGCCGACTCGGCCGCCGTCTCACCGCCCAGGACCTCGGCCTCGACGCCTGTGCCCCCGTGTACGCGGGCCTGGAGTTCGCCGCCGCCCCCGAGGAGGCCATCGACATCGTCAGCGGGCTGTGGCGCAAGGACTCCGGCAGCCACGCCGAACTGCGGAAGATCGCGTTCACCCCGGCCGGCCTGGTCGTCCCCAGCCGCGACTGGCTGATCGGCCGTGCCGACGACCGGGTGGGCCGGGGCGACCCGGGCGCCACCCGCGTCCCCCCGCAGGGCCGACCGGCCGTACCCCGCCAGCGCAGCCAGACCGAGCGCGGCCCCGGCCAGAAGGTCACCTCCGGGGACATCGCCGCCCTCCGCTCGGTCGGCGAACTCTTCCGCGCCCTCGACAACGCCTACGGCGGCGGCCACGCCCGCCAGGCCCTCGTGCGCTATCTGGAGCACGAGGCCGAGCCCATGCTGCGCGGCGCCTACGGCGAACAGGTCGGCCGCCGCCTGTTCGCCGCCGCCGCCGACCTCACCCGGCTGGCCGGCTGGACCTCGTACGACATCGGCGCGCACGGGCTCGCCCAGCGGTACTTCGTGCAGGCGCTCAGGCTGGCGCAGGCGGCGGGGGACCGGGCCTACGGGGCGTACGTGCTGATCACGATGAGCCGTCAAGCGGTCTACCTGGGGCATGGACGGGAGGCCGTGCAGCTCGCGCGCGTCGCCCAGCAGGGCGTCGGGTCGGCCGTACCACCGGTGGTGCAGTCGCTGCTGTACTCCGTCGAGGCGCGCGGGCACGCGGTGCTCGGCGAGGTGCGGGCCTCCACGGCGGCGCTGGTGCGGGCGGAGAGGGCCCTGGAGTCGGCCCGGCCCGGGGACGAGGTCCCGTACTGGGCGCGGTTCTTCGACGAGGCCCAGCTCGCCGACGAGTTCGGGCACAGCCACCGCGACCTCCAGCAGTACCGCGCGGCGGCCCAGCACGCCGAGCGGTCCCTGCAACTGCGTGCGCCCGGCTACGCCCGCAGCCGTCTCTTCTGCCGGGTCGTCCTCGCCTCCGCCCGGCTCGGGCTCGGGGAGCTGGACCAGGCCTGCCAGTTGGGGGCCGAGGCCGCGGGGCAGGCGGCCGAGATGCGGTCGGTACGGGCCGTGGAGTACGTGCGCGACTTCGAACGCAGGCTGGAGCCGTACCGGGACGCGGCGCCCGTGCGGGGGTACCGGGACAAGGTGGCGGCGTTGGGCTGA
- a CDS encoding NAD(P)/FAD-dependent oxidoreductase, whose amino-acid sequence MLESVYQSAYPADAETVDVIVVGAGVAGLAAAGHLIRAGLTTTVLEAGPGVGGRMSTEKIDGFRLDRTAQILSTSYPELRRTPGLDTLPLRPFAPGVLLHVDGRHHRAGATPALRSARGALTAARALASAPRLPRAGQARTGRSPNGTRPGRLGAPADQSRLAMALARLAATAPERLLTRAEVPVAQALATRGFPPRTIDGFVRPLLAALLGDPTLQTSSRCADLALHAFATGRLCIPEGGADTLPELLAAALPPGTVRTGVRVTSVSTTSVTTVAHGELPCRSVILATDARSAARLLPGLRVPGFHPVTVLHHATDEPPLTEPALLLDSDRSGPVSHTAVISQVDPTRAPSGRSLISSVVLGTPPDAAHLDATVRAQLARLYRTSTTRWELLAVHHDPEAVPAMPPRSDLRRPVRLLAGLYVCGDHRDTSTVQGSLHSARRAAHAVLTDLDVRQAAQEESLETAA is encoded by the coding sequence GTGCTTGAGTCGGTGTACCAATCGGCGTACCCAGCGGACGCGGAAACCGTGGACGTCATCGTCGTAGGAGCCGGCGTCGCCGGCCTCGCCGCGGCCGGACATCTCATCAGGGCGGGGCTCACCACCACCGTCCTGGAGGCCGGCCCGGGAGTCGGCGGCCGCATGTCCACCGAGAAGATCGACGGCTTCCGCCTCGACCGCACGGCCCAGATCCTCTCCACCTCGTACCCGGAACTGCGCCGCACCCCGGGCCTGGACACCCTGCCGCTGCGCCCGTTCGCCCCCGGCGTCCTGCTGCACGTCGACGGCCGTCACCACCGTGCCGGTGCCACCCCGGCCCTCCGAAGCGCAAGGGGCGCACTCACAGCCGCGCGCGCCCTCGCAAGCGCCCCCAGGTTGCCCCGCGCCGGCCAGGCCCGCACGGGCCGTTCCCCGAACGGCACCCGCCCCGGCCGCCTGGGCGCCCCCGCCGACCAGTCCCGGCTCGCCATGGCCCTGGCCCGGCTCGCCGCGACCGCGCCCGAGCGACTGCTGACCCGCGCGGAGGTCCCGGTCGCCCAGGCCCTGGCGACCCGCGGTTTCCCGCCCCGGACGATCGACGGCTTCGTACGCCCGCTGCTGGCCGCCCTGCTCGGCGACCCCACGCTCCAGACCTCCAGCCGGTGCGCCGATCTGGCCCTGCACGCCTTCGCGACGGGCCGGCTGTGCATCCCGGAGGGCGGCGCCGACACACTCCCCGAGCTGCTCGCGGCCGCGCTGCCGCCGGGCACGGTCCGAACCGGGGTCAGGGTCACCTCGGTCAGCACGACCTCCGTGACGACCGTCGCCCACGGCGAACTGCCCTGCCGTTCCGTGATCCTCGCGACGGACGCCCGCTCCGCCGCCCGGCTGCTCCCGGGGCTGCGCGTGCCCGGCTTCCACCCGGTGACGGTCCTGCACCACGCCACGGACGAGCCCCCGCTCACCGAGCCCGCCCTGCTCCTCGACTCCGACCGCAGCGGTCCCGTCTCGCACACGGCGGTCATCAGCCAGGTCGACCCGACCCGGGCCCCGTCCGGCCGCTCGCTCATCTCCTCGGTCGTGCTCGGCACACCCCCGGACGCGGCCCACCTGGACGCCACGGTCCGCGCCCAACTGGCCCGGCTCTACCGGACGTCCACGACCCGCTGGGAACTCCTCGCCGTGCACCACGACCCGGAGGCGGTCCCGGCGATGCCCCCGCGGTCCGATCTGCGCCGCCCGGTACGGCTGCTGGCGGGCCTGTACGTGTGCGGGGACCACCGGGACACCAGCACGGTCCAGGGCTCCCTGCACTCGGCCCGCCGCGCCGCCCACGCCGTCCTGACCGACCTGGACGTCCGCCAGGCCGCCCAGGAGGAGTCGCTGGAAACCGCCGCCTGA
- a CDS encoding TIGR01777 family oxidoreductase, translating into MHGEEDGEADDRTAARTPLPAGSRVVVAGASGLIGSALTRSLTADGHEVVRLVRRAPRGPGEVRWDPEAGRVDTAGLVGCAALVNLAGAGVASRRWTEAYRERIRNSRVLGTRTLAEAVAALDEPPSVFVNGSAIGYYGWTGDRAVDESAAPGEGFLPSLVVEWEAATSAAREAGVRTVFARTGLVVARGGGAWGPLFPLFTAGLGGRMGDGSQYWSFISLYDEVAALRHLIGTPSLSGPVNLTAPAPLTNREITAAMGRVLHRPTLFTVPASVLRLVLGGLSGDVLGSTRALPTRLLESGFTFQYPEIEEAVRAALR; encoded by the coding sequence ATGCATGGTGAAGAGGACGGCGAAGCGGACGACCGTACGGCTGCCCGGACGCCCCTGCCCGCCGGTTCCCGGGTCGTGGTCGCCGGGGCCTCCGGGCTGATCGGCTCGGCGCTGACCCGCTCGCTCACGGCGGACGGCCATGAGGTCGTACGGCTCGTACGGCGGGCGCCGCGAGGGCCGGGCGAGGTGCGCTGGGACCCGGAGGCGGGGCGGGTCGACACGGCGGGGCTCGTCGGCTGCGCGGCCCTGGTGAACCTCGCCGGGGCCGGGGTCGCCTCGCGGCGCTGGACCGAGGCGTACCGGGAGCGGATCCGCAACAGCCGGGTGCTCGGCACCAGGACGCTCGCCGAGGCCGTGGCCGCGCTGGACGAACCGCCGAGCGTCTTCGTCAACGGCAGCGCGATCGGGTACTACGGCTGGACGGGCGACCGGGCGGTGGACGAGTCGGCGGCGCCCGGGGAGGGGTTCCTGCCCTCGCTGGTGGTGGAGTGGGAGGCGGCGACGTCGGCGGCTCGGGAGGCGGGCGTCCGTACGGTGTTCGCGCGGACGGGGCTGGTGGTGGCGCGGGGCGGAGGTGCCTGGGGGCCGCTGTTTCCCCTCTTCACGGCGGGCCTGGGTGGCCGTATGGGCGACGGGAGTCAGTACTGGAGCTTCATCTCGCTGTACGACGAGGTGGCGGCTCTGCGGCATCTGATCGGTACGCCGTCGTTGTCGGGGCCGGTGAATCTGACGGCGCCGGCGCCGCTGACGAATCGTGAGATCACGGCGGCGATGGGGCGGGTGCTGCACCGGCCGACGCTGTTCACCGTGCCCGCCTCCGTCCTCCGCCTCGTCCTCGGCGGGCTCTCCGGCGATGTCCTCGGCAGCACGCGGGCCCTGCCGACGCGTCTGCTGGAGTCGGGCTTCACGTTTCAGTACCCGGAGATCGAGGAGGCGGTGCGGGCGGCGCTGCGTTGA
- a CDS encoding GNAT family N-acetyltransferase, whose protein sequence is MPVPYIRHATTDDEDTLARLDRVTWSTLHSVQERPQQPYEPFFNDRYGPRDHLVAELAGTVVGYIRLGFPTPLACNAHVRQIQGLAVADEARGAGVARALLRAVQDEARRRGARRLTLRVLGHNTPARKLYESEGFVVEGILPEEFLLDGVYVDDVMMGRHL, encoded by the coding sequence ATGCCGGTTCCGTACATACGCCACGCGACCACGGACGACGAGGACACGCTGGCCCGCCTCGACCGCGTCACCTGGTCCACGCTGCACTCCGTCCAGGAGCGCCCCCAACAGCCGTACGAACCCTTCTTCAACGACCGTTACGGGCCCCGCGACCACCTCGTCGCCGAGCTGGCCGGCACTGTCGTCGGCTACATCCGGCTCGGATTCCCGACGCCGCTCGCCTGCAACGCGCACGTACGGCAGATCCAGGGGCTGGCCGTCGCCGACGAGGCGCGTGGGGCCGGGGTGGCGCGGGCGCTGCTGCGGGCCGTGCAGGACGAGGCACGGCGCAGGGGAGCGCGTCGGCTCACCCTGCGCGTCCTCGGGCACAACACCCCGGCCCGCAAGCTCTACGAGTCGGAGGGGTTCGTGGTGGAGGGGATCCTGCCGGAGGAGTTCCTGCTGGACGGGGTGTACGTCGACGACGTGATGATGGGCCGTCACCTCTGA